The Phyllopteryx taeniolatus isolate TA_2022b chromosome 14, UOR_Ptae_1.2, whole genome shotgun sequence genome has a window encoding:
- the LOC133488565 gene encoding apolipoprotein D-like, whose product MKLFLALAAFIVPLVRAQVPHWGPCPEPDVQPAFNLKQFMGRWFEIARLPTQFERGRCIETNFTFKVDKSIRVVSSEILKGERRKIEGTGVIEDQKNPAKMGISYSYVLPFSPYWILSTDYVNTALVYSCTDVLRLFHLDFAWIFSRTRTLPPSTIDSAKETFANNNIDVTRMIDTKQQACDKEAPWSDDQLL is encoded by the exons ATGAAGCTGTTTTTGGCACTGGCGGCTTTCATTGTGCCACTTGTCAGAGCTCAGGTGCCTCATTGGGGTCCGTGTCCAGAACCGGATGTTCAACCCGCTTTCAACCTCAAACAG TTCATGGGGAGGTGGTTCGAAATCGCCAGACTGCCGACGCAGTTCGAAAGGGGCCGCTGCATCGAGACCAACTTCACGTTCAAGGTGGACAAATCCATCCGAGTGGTCAGCTCGGAAATACT GAAAGGAGAGCGAAGGAAAATTGAAGGAACAGGTGTCATCGAGGATCAGAAGAATCCAGCCAAGATGGGAATAAGCTACTCCTATG TGCTGCCATTTTCCCCCTACTGGATTCTGTCCACCGACTACGTGAACACAGCCCTGGTGTACTCCTGCACGGACGTCCTGCGTCTCTTCCATCTGGACTTCGCCTGGATCTTCAGCCGCACGCGCACCCTGCCACCGTCGACCATTGACAGCGCCAAGGAGACCTTCGCCAACAACAACATCGACGTGACGCGCATGATCGACACCAAGCAGCAGGCCTGCGACAAAGAAGCGCCGTGGAGTGACGATCAGCTattataa
- the and2 gene encoding actinodin2, with protein MDPSSPDFWASILNILPWGLLKTAAPARLFHTGRQRGAGGHTVKATSRGGRRDRDHFSTGAGSPSKQKMASPSLIHAGLLLAVIFLPEFLGAVPLEQHKEEELSDDGKAEVMANLKKLVRHRRNAPVMAVPQFQHLPDFWGWYKYFMDSQNQEGVEDLDRLYVAHLQNKHRSEEGPTFNHYLKHLSEIYKACADSDNPECIAESTSKPKAATVMPAPIKSAAVRMCNPYIDPYCLFPLTSKAAAPRPEPAPAEAPAPILTPMLPMPQKSPTGFYYYAPVLEPFLSHEQKAELLRICNHEDVECLQYHLRAAYGYRPAAGPAPSYAALKCDPKDPYCKPTMVQKSPTGYYHLLYPSCNPATDPLCVGNVAAPAGLGDDPAPQEQKCNPLFDAGCNPLTATKLSGLTKPVLEYAPKGQPAHVAAPLSCDPRYDPYCILAAAAALRKAQPQLPEQQVRYKLGIRGKTKEGDDCYVHYDKDCTPVDPHSTAKAPTEPRCHPFDPTCVKFTAPSAVRARGHGKGGIILPDPDCDPELDYNCRLRRADDTDEEKAALQLGQKETKAAAKSAAPRFEDFLRGITFQHKSI; from the exons ATGGATCCATCGAGTCCGGACTTCTGGGCCTCCATACTAAACATTCTTCCTT GGGGCCTCCTTAAAACCGCCGCCCCTGCCCGCCTGTTCCATACAGGGCGGCAGAGAGGCGCAGGGGGCCACACAGTTAAGGCCACAAGCAGAGGAGGACGTAGAGACCGAGACCACTTCAGCACTGGTGCAG GAAGCCcctcaaagcaaaaaatggcaTCACCTTCCCTGATCCACGCTGGGCTACTTCTGGCCGTCATTTTCTTACCag AGTTTCTCGGGGCCGTCCCGCTGGAGCAGCACAAGGAGGAAGAAC TGTCTGATGACGGGAAGGCTGAAGTCATGGCCAACCTGAAGAAGTTGGTACGCCACAGGAGGAACGCGCCCGTCATGGCCGTACCCCAGTTCCAGCACCTCCCCGACTTCTGGGGCTGGTACAAGTACTTCATGGACAGCCAAAACCAGGAGGGG GTTGAAGATTTGGACCGTCTGTACGTGGCGCACCTGCAGAACAAGCACAGGTCCGAGGAGGGCCCCACCTTTAACCACTACCTCAAACACCTGAGCGAAATCTACAAGGCATGCGCCGACTCCGACAACCCAGAATGCATCGCCGAGTCCACCAGCAAGCCCAAGGCGGCCACGGTGATGCCCGCCCCCATCAAGTCCGCCGCCGTCCGGATGTGCAACCCCTACATCGACCCCTATTGCCTCTTCCCGCTGACCTCCAAGGCCGCCGCTCCCCGGCCGGAGCCGGCCCCGGCCGAGGCGCCCGCCCCCATCCTCACCCCCATGCTGCCCATGCCCCAGAAGAGCCCCACAGGCTTCTACTACTACGCCCCAGTCCTGGAGCCCTTCCTGAGCCATGAGCAGAAGGCTGAGCTGCTGCGGATCTGCAACCACGAAGACGTCGAGTGTCTTCAGTACCACCTGAGGGCAGCGTACGGGTACCGCCCCGCCGCCGGCCCCGCCCCGTCCTACGCCGCCCTTAAATGCGACCCCAAGGACCCTTACTGCAAGCCAACGATGGTGCAAAAATCCCCCACTGGGTACTATCACCTACTCTACCCTAGCTGCAACCCGGCTACGGATCCCCTTTGCGTGGGCAACGTCGCCGCCCCCGCCGGCCTGGGTGACGACCCGGCGCCCCAGGAGCAGAAATGCAACCCCCTGTTCGATGCCGGCTGCAACCCGCTGACCGCCACCAAGCTTTCTGGCCTCACCAAGCCCGTACTGGAGTACGCCCCCAAAGGCCAGCCCGCCCACGTCGCCGCCCCCCTGAGCTGCGACCCCCGCTACGATCCCTACTGCATACTGGCAGCCGCCGCTGCCCTGCGCAAGGCCCAACCACAGCTCCCAGAGCAACAG gTCCGCTACAAGCTGGGCATCCGCGGCAAGACCAAGGAGGGCGACGATTGCTATGTGCACTATGACAAAGACTGCACCCCGGTGGACCCCCACTCGACTGCCAAAGCTCCAACCGAGCCCCGCTGCCACCCCTTCGACCCCACCTGCGTAAAGTTTACAGCGCCCTCCGCCGTCCGTGCCCGGGGACACGGCAAGGGTGGCATCATCCTCCCCGACCCGGACTGCGACCCCGAGCTTGACTACAACTGTCGCCTGCGTCGTGCCGATGACACTGACGAAGAGAAAGCGGCGCTCCAGCTCGGCCAGAAAGAAACAAAGGCGGCCGCAAAATCCGCTGCCCCGCGTTTTGAGGACTTCCTCCGTGGCATCACGTTCCAGCACAAGTCGATTTAA